The genomic window TATAGGTATCGGCATCAACACCGGAGTCGCCTCTGTCGGCAACATGGGTTCGACGCTTCGCTACGGTTACACGGCCATGGGCGATGCCGTGAATCTGTCCTCCCGGCTGGAAGGTCTGAACAAAGAATACGCAACCCGCATTATCTTGAGTGAATCCACCCGCCTGGCCCTGCCCAAAGATACCTTCCTGCTGCGGGGGCTCGACTACATCCGCGTCAAGGGCAAAGAACAACCGGTCGAGATTTATGAGCTGTTAGGCCGCCGCGATATTGCTGGGGACTTGGTGGAGCTAGCGAAATGTTTTGGCGAGGGCCGCGAAGCCTACAAACGCCGTGATTGGCGGGAGGCGACGCGCCTCTTTGAAAACATTCTGGAACGCTGGCCCAATGACGGCCCTGCGCGGATATTCCGGGACCGCGTTTTGGGATATTTAGCTGAAGCACCTGCATCCGATTGGGACGGCGTCTACATAATGAAGCACAAGTAGCAATTCGTGAGTGCGTTCCAGTTGCCAGAGCAAACAGCGAGACAAGCAAGTACCTGTTCTTGAGTGCTCGGCCATAGAAGCAAGGCCGAGGTGCCTAAGCCAGCACCGCGTCCGTCGGGTAATACTTCCCAATCATGATACCGATCTCGAGCGCGGATGAAATATCGAGCCCATCAAACTCAAAGCCGGCGCGGCGTATGTCAGCATAGCGCACAACCACTTTCACTGTGAGACGGATGTTTTCGCTGCGGTCCACAAGCATGAGTTTGTATTTTTTGCCTTCCTTGAATTCTTTTTCGGTTTCCGGCTCGATCATGAACCCGCCACGGGAGAGCTGCCGCAACACGCCCACACGCTTGCCCTTGTCGTCGGTTACGTGCACTTGTGAGGTGTAAGAAACCGCCACGCGTTCATGGCGGCGGCGCTCATCAGTCATGGATTTGGCCGACAAAATGGTGCTCATTAAACACGCTCCGGAAGTGAAAAAGTCGGGTTTATGCCCGCAGGCACGTCTATTGGCTGCCTCTAAGGTGGATTTTACCTCAGAAGGCATCTTTTTATGCTGTAACCACTGAAAACTCCGCTTACAAACGTTCGAATGAAGTTTTTGGTAGACTGCGCATATGGCTACCAAAAAGAAAACGAAGAAGCAGGTGAAATCAAAGAGAACTGCCAGCAAGAAGGTGACGCCAACCAAGAGGCAGGCTCAAAGAAAGATGAGAACTCCCAGGCAGAAATCGGCGAAGAAGAAGCCGGCTGCGAAAAAGGCGGTAAAATTGAAGAGTGCCGTCAAGAAAACAATCGGCGGGAAGGCGGTGCGTGCCCTTAAGAAACACGCTCGGGGGAAGGGTCAAAGCGCTGATGCGGTCGGACTCCAGCCGGAGGGACAGCGATCACGTTCGGGTGGTCAATCGGGAGATTTGCAGGGACTCTCCAACGTCGAAAGTGCCGATTCGGAGAGCGTCGAAGAGTTGCTCGAGGAAGGAAACGCGTTCGAGGCCGACGTAGTGACCGGCGTGGAAGACGCCGGGAACGCTGATGGGAAGGAAGTTCACACGCATGAGGTGCCGGAGGATGACGTTCCCGACGAATACCTAGATAAAGAGTAACGTGTGAGCGGCTCTCCGTTTATGTCCCAAGGGACGATGCTCTGACGGGCTACCCGGAAGCAATCAGGCTGGTCCCTCGCTGCCGGCCGCATAGTTTGGGAAGTCCGGCGTCGGCAAATGCGCCCACGCTTCTTCGATCGGCGTAATGATGCGCCACTCCGCCTCTACTTCGTCTCGGCGCGTGAATAGAGTTGCATCACCGCGCATCGAGTCGAGCAGCAGCGTTTCGTACGCAACCGGCCCCTTCGATCCAAAGCTCGCCTGATAAGAGAAGTTGGCCTGAACCGTTACCGTCCGCACTTGGGTTCCCGGCCGCTTCGCGTCGAATGCGATCGAGATTCCCTCGTCCGGCTGAATGTTGATGGTGATGACATTCGGATCAACCTCGGACGCCGTGCCGGCAAACAACGCCTGGGGCGTCGGCTTGAGATGCACACGGATCTGCGTCAGATTTCGCGCAAGACGCTTCCCAGTCCGGATGTAGAAAGGCACTCCAGCCCAACGCCAGTTATCGATGTGAAACTCTACCGCTGCGTAAGTCTCGGTTGTCGAGCGAGGATTCACGCCCGGCTCCTGCCGATAGCCCGGTACCGGTTTCCCGTCAATCACGCTAGGACCATACTGCCCTCGAACGGTATATCGCGCTACATCCTCGACGCTCATCAGTCGAACGGATCGGAACACCTGCACCTTCTGCTCACGCACCGAATCCGCATCAAACGCGACCGGCGGCTCCATCGCGGTCAGCGCCAGCAACTGAAGCAGGTGGTTTGCCACCATATCGCGCAGGGCTCCCGTCTCTTCGTAGAATGCCGCGCGGTTCTCGACTCCCACCGTCTCAGCCGCGGTGATCTCCACGTAGTCGATGTAGTTTCTGTTCCACACCGGTTCGAACAGCGAGTTGCTGAAGCGGAATACCAGGATGTTCTGCACGGTCTCTTTGCCAAGATAGTGGTCAATCCGGTACACCGCTTTCTCGTCGAATACGCCGCGCACTACGTCATTCAGCGCTTGCGCCGATTCCAGGTCCCGCCCGAAGGGCTTTTCCAGAACGATTCGCGTCCACCCATGATCACGGCGGTTCAATCCGACTGCTCCCAAACCTTCAATGATAGGTCCCGCTACTGACGCCGGCGTCGACACATAGAACAAGTGGTTTGGGCTCGAACCGTTCTTCTGCATCTCCGCCAGACGAATGCGCAACTGAGGATAGAAATTCGGATCGTTGATGTCGCCCACCATGTAGTGCAGCCGCTTTTCAAAGTCTTTCCATCGCGACTCGCTGAAGTCGTGTGTATCTCTCGACGTGGCGGCTGACTCCCCGGTCCTCTTGCGAAACTCTTCAGAACTCATTGGCGAGCGGCCAATCCCCAGAACTTCGAACTGAGGGCTCATGCAGCCCACACATGACAGGTTGTAGAGACCCGGGACCAGCTTTCGCTTCGTCAGGTCGCCCGAAGCCCCAAAAATGACCAGGACACACGAGTCTCCAGTTGGCAAAGGTTCTTGCGACAGCTTCTCGAGAGGACTTGCTTCGATAATCGTAGACATAGATGCTCTTTCTAACTAATGGATTCCAGATCGTAATCTGATGTTTTCTGGCGCTATAGGGGTCCGCGACCTTATTGATATTGATGTCAAATCCTTAAAAACGATGCTCAGCCCGCAGGATTTCTGCGGCGCACTCACCGATGATGACACAGGGCGCCATGGTGTTTCCGGTCGTAATGCGGGGTATGATTGAACCATCTGCAATGCAACGCGGCGACAATAATAGATTCTGCCAGGTTCGTTCTCCTTACCCGTGATTAGCTTCACAAAACGCCTGGAATGCTCGCAACCCACCCCCGGCGGAGTTTTGTAAACGTTTAACGTCAAACGAATACGTTTACATGCTGCAATCTTAAACATTCTGCGTTAAGGTTAAAAATGTTAAGTTAACCTGGCTTTAATGCAGAATTTGAGCTGTGATATGCTCTGTCACGGAGTAGCTATGTATTATAAGGATAGCAGCCGGTCAGGCAATCACCTGGAAGAGGCCCACCACCAGGACTACAAGAACGAGCACCTGAGCTCAGACCTGAGCACGACACGCAAACTTGATGATCAGCCTACAGCGGTTGCCAGTCATTTGACAAAGGGCGAGACAGTTTCCGGGATAGACACGATCACCTCCTCGAATGCGGAAACCTCGGATCAGCCAACGAACCAAGAAGAACGGGACGAACTTGCAGCCGTGCTTGCAACGGATACGTTCAAGCGTTCTCCGAAGCTCTCCCGTCTGCTGACCTATCTTTGCGATAAATATTTTAATGGCGAAGGGGATGGGCTAAAAGAATATAGCATCGCGGTGGAGGTGCTAGGGCGTGATTCCGAGTTTGATCCGCAGTTGGACGCCGTGGTCCGTGTGGATACCCACTATCTGAGAAAACGGTTAAAGGAGTACTACGCCAGCGAGGCGCTCAACCACAGAATCCAGATTGTTATTCCCAAAGGACAGTACATACCGAAATTCTTGCTGCGCCCAGAGTCCGGGGTGTCTCCACAAACCCCGCCGCAGGACGAGGAGGATGCGGAGGAGGTAGCGCATGAGAATCTGGTGGTAGCAGGAGAGCGCAGCCGGGAGCACTCGACAATCCGCATGCCGAATTGGCGTTGGCTCGCCATTGGATTGGCTGCGGCTACTGTGGGTGGCCTGCTGTGGATGACGATTGCGCGGCCGGGACTGCGCCCTGCCAACGCTGAAAACAGAGTTCAAAACGGGGCCATTGGAACTGCCGCTTCGCATGCCGCAGATGTAGTCCGAAACACAGCAGTTCCTCCTGTTATCTTGGACCCAGAATCTGGGGCGATACGGGTTTTGGCCGGGGAGCGCAAGGGAAACTATATCGACAAGGCAGGACGCGTTTGGCTCTCTGACCGTTACTTTACAGGTGGCGCAACCTTTAATCGCGGTCCGCGAGAGATCATGCGCACGGAAGACCCCGATATTTTTCGAACAGGCCGGGAGGGACAGTTCGTTTATGAAATTCCACTCAGTCCTGGCACCTATGAACTCCGCCTCTACTTTGCCGAAACGGAGGTGAACGGCGAGGGCCTGCGCAGCGTTGGTCTCTCCATTAACGGGTTACCAGTTTCAACTCTGGACGTTGCTTCCGATGCCGGAGAAGTGAATACAGCTACAGTAAAGATATTTAAGGATATTTCACCCGCGAAAGACGGCCTGTTGCACCTGGCTTTTCAAGGGGCTGGCCCGTCTGGCTTCATAAACGCGTTGGAGATTCTACCGGGTACGGCGGGTAAGATGCTCCCGGTTCGATTGACGATGCAGGATAGCCCCTATCGCGACCACCTCGGCCAAACCTGGATGCCTGACCAGTACTTTCTAAGTGGTCGAAAAACGACGGGAAAATCGCCCATCGAAGGCACAGCAGATCCGGCGTTGTATCGAACCCATCGCTTCGGCAACTTTACATATGCCATTCCCGTAGTGGAAGGCAGCCAATACACAATCACATTGCATTTTGCCGAGACATGGTTTGCTTCGCCTGAGTCGCTGGGCGGTGTAGGCAGCCGCGTTTTTGATGTCTATTGCAATGGTAGAACTCTTCTGAAAGATTTCGATATTCTCAAAGAAACCGGTGGAGTGGGTAACCGAGCTGTTGTAAAGGTCTTCCACAACATTCCGGCCTCCGCACAGGGTAAACTCAACCTTACATTTGCTCCCACCAAGAATTATGCCCTGATAAGCGCCATTGAGGTTACTGAAGAATAATCTGTCCCACCCCGGCAGAGCCGGGATGCTCGCAAAGCCCAGCGTAGTACTGCACGTGGGCGATTTCCATACGACCAGGGCCCAACATCAAAAATTTCGGTATTAGACCTCGATTCCGCTCACCAGGGACTTATCTGTAACTGCGGTGAACTGAATCACATACTCGCCGCCGGCATTGGTGTTGACCGTGAGCTGCTGGATCACTGCCTTGTTCATGGCGCCAGCAGCCAGCCACGAATCCAGGCCGTAGGCGTTTACTTCGCGCTCACGGCGAAGTCGTCGACTGCAAGACCTTGACCGCCCTCCCAGACCTCAAAACCGAACTCCACGTCGATCAGCCACCACGAAGACTGCACGTAACCGCGATTTTTAGCATCCTGGAAGAACTTCGTAAGGTCAAGATTCACACTATTCGTGGGATTGACCTGGACATAGGAGACCACGAACCAGTGCACCGTGCTCCCTCCGATCCCTTCCCACACGTCCCACGTAGACCCGTCAATGGACACCGCAGACGCCTTCTTCGAGCCAAGAGGTTGCGCGGAACCTTGATGGCTGATCCAGATCATGACTTCTGTGCCGTTGGGCTGGCCCAGCGTGGTTGCCGTCTGGTTGAACCAGATGTCGTAGGCTACGTCGTTGTTGTAGCCGGTGGGCAAGGTCGTGCTCACACTCGAATTTGCAGAGACCAGACTGCTCAACTGAATCGGCAGACTCGTGCTGGTGCAGTTGCCCCAATGGCATCCCCAGAAAATGGATGCGTAGGTCTTGGGGGCGAACTGACTGTGGGTGAAGTCGCTCGCCATGAAGTTCGCGTTGAGTGTGAAGCCCACGCCCGTGGTGCTCATGACGGCGCTCTGGGGAGCGGTCGAGTTCCATTCATTCGACTGATACTTGTAATTGCCACACGGGAACAGGTAATCGCCGCTCGGCCCGTTGATTGTCGATCCGTTTCCGGCGCAGCTATTGGTGCTGGTGCTGAGGATCTCGATCCCGCTCACCAGCGCATTGTTCACCACCGAAGTGAACGTGATGACCATCTGCCCGCTGGAATTGGCCGGTTCCGTGAACTGCTGGATATTGGCGATGTTCTGCCCGCCTGCCGCCGCGAAGATGTCGAAGTCCGTCAGCACCTGTGCGCCATTGATGCTCACGTTGAACGTGCGCTTGCCGGAGGATGTCCAGTAGGTCTCGCAGAAATGCAGGCGCACGACATAGTCCGTGCCAGCTGTTAAGCCGCCAATCGTGTAGGTGAAATTGCCGATGCGGGCGGTCTGGTAAACAGCCGAGGGCGCCGGGTTGGTCACCTTGCTGATATTGATCGTATTGGCGTGGTTAATCGTCGCGCCGCCAGAGAAATCCTTATCAGCGACGAACGCGCTCACGCCTGTTGTCGAGCCGGAGTCGATCTGTATGGTGGTGCACTTGGCCGGGAACGCCAGCACGGCCAGAGCCAGCACATTCGAGACCAACACTAAAAAGAAGGTTTTTATCTTCATCGGCATTCTCGCTATTGGATCTCGATTCCGCTCACGAGGGACTTATCTGTAACTGCGGTGAACTGAATCACGTACTGACCGCCAGCATTGGCGTTGACCGTGAACTGCTGGATCATTGCTTTGTTCATGGCGCCAGCCGCCGCGAAGATGTCGAAGTTGGTCAGTGCCTGCATGCCGTTGATCGACACGTTGAACCTGCGCTTGCCTGCGGCCGTCCAGAAGATCTCGGCAAAGTGCAGCCGCACCTTATGGCTTGACCCGGCGGTAAACCCCGGAATCGTATAAGT from Terriglobales bacterium includes these protein-coding regions:
- a CDS encoding PilZ domain-containing protein, which encodes MSTILSAKSMTDERRRHERVAVSYTSQVHVTDDKGKRVGVLRQLSRGGFMIEPETEKEFKEGKKYKLMLVDRSENIRLTVKVVVRYADIRRAGFEFDGLDISSALEIGIMIGKYYPTDAVLA
- the zwf gene encoding glucose-6-phosphate dehydrogenase, whose amino-acid sequence is MSTIIEASPLEKLSQEPLPTGDSCVLVIFGASGDLTKRKLVPGLYNLSCVGCMSPQFEVLGIGRSPMSSEEFRKRTGESAATSRDTHDFSESRWKDFEKRLHYMVGDINDPNFYPQLRIRLAEMQKNGSSPNHLFYVSTPASVAGPIIEGLGAVGLNRRDHGWTRIVLEKPFGRDLESAQALNDVVRGVFDEKAVYRIDHYLGKETVQNILVFRFSNSLFEPVWNRNYIDYVEITAAETVGVENRAAFYEETGALRDMVANHLLQLLALTAMEPPVAFDADSVREQKVQVFRSVRLMSVEDVARYTVRGQYGPSVIDGKPVPGYRQEPGVNPRSTTETYAAVEFHIDNWRWAGVPFYIRTGKRLARNLTQIRVHLKPTPQALFAGTASEVDPNVITINIQPDEGISIAFDAKRPGTQVRTVTVQANFSYQASFGSKGPVAYETLLLDSMRGDATLFTRRDEVEAEWRIITPIEEAWAHLPTPDFPNYAAGSEGPA
- a CDS encoding malectin domain-containing carbohydrate-binding protein codes for the protein MYYKDSSRSGNHLEEAHHQDYKNEHLSSDLSTTRKLDDQPTAVASHLTKGETVSGIDTITSSNAETSDQPTNQEERDELAAVLATDTFKRSPKLSRLLTYLCDKYFNGEGDGLKEYSIAVEVLGRDSEFDPQLDAVVRVDTHYLRKRLKEYYASEALNHRIQIVIPKGQYIPKFLLRPESGVSPQTPPQDEEDAEEVAHENLVVAGERSREHSTIRMPNWRWLAIGLAAATVGGLLWMTIARPGLRPANAENRVQNGAIGTAASHAADVVRNTAVPPVILDPESGAIRVLAGERKGNYIDKAGRVWLSDRYFTGGATFNRGPREIMRTEDPDIFRTGREGQFVYEIPLSPGTYELRLYFAETEVNGEGLRSVGLSINGLPVSTLDVASDAGEVNTATVKIFKDISPAKDGLLHLAFQGAGPSGFINALEILPGTAGKMLPVRLTMQDSPYRDHLGQTWMPDQYFLSGRKTTGKSPIEGTADPALYRTHRFGNFTYAIPVVEGSQYTITLHFAETWFASPESLGGVGSRVFDVYCNGRTLLKDFDILKETGGVGNRAVVKVFHNIPASAQGKLNLTFAPTKNYALISAIEVTEE
- a CDS encoding malectin domain-containing carbohydrate-binding protein yields the protein MKIKTFFLVLVSNVLALAVLAFPAKCTTIQIDSGSTTGVSAFVADKDFSGGATINHANTINISKVTNPAPSAVYQTARIGNFTYTIGGLTAGTDYVVRLHFCETYWTSSGKRTFNVSINGAQVLTDFDIFAAAGGQNIANIQQFTEPANSSGQMVITFTSVVNNALVSGIEILSTSTNSCAGNGSTINGPSGDYLFPCGNYKYQSNEWNSTAPQSAVMSTTGVGFTLNANFMASDFTHSQFAPKTYASIFWGCHWGNCTSTSLPIQLSSLVSANSSVSTTLPTGYNNDVAYDIWFNQTATTLGQPNGTEVMIWISHQGSAQPLGSKKASAVSIDGSTWDVWEGIGGSTVHWFVVSYVQVNPTNSVNLDLTKFFQDAKNRGYVQSSWWLIDVEFGFEVWEGGQGLAVDDFAVSAK